The proteins below come from a single Staphylococcus sp. MI 10-1553 genomic window:
- a CDS encoding MFS transporter, whose translation MNKQMTDANYYKKIIIALVLGWIAIWIYRTVLTPIYPQIQSDLGNVSDSQIGLVASIYFFAYTGMQIPSGALVDKFGQKRVLIPAFLGFAIAAFIIGTAHTLTQVYLGALVAGISTGSYYGAAFSLSAKYTPKDKKSFSNAIINSGSALGMIIGLVGSSVLVGGLNIQWNYMLYMTSIIILAVTCVFVLFIKSDKSQTSTQQAKETHHTVSTETQQVSLFAPKQLVIYFVYFATCYGYYMIVTWLPSFLVAEKNFEQSSVGYVAAIVAITAVPGALIFSKYIDKNAHQRLNLIVFYYLQLRLQLA comes from the coding sequence ATGAATAAGCAGATGACAGACGCTAACTATTATAAAAAAATTATTATAGCTCTTGTCCTCGGTTGGATTGCGATATGGATTTATCGTACTGTCTTAACACCAATTTATCCGCAAATCCAGAGTGATCTCGGCAATGTAAGCGACTCTCAGATTGGGCTCGTCGCAAGTATATATTTCTTTGCTTACACCGGAATGCAAATTCCATCTGGCGCACTTGTCGATAAATTCGGTCAAAAAAGAGTGTTAATTCCAGCATTCTTAGGATTTGCGATTGCAGCTTTTATCATCGGAACTGCACATACACTTACACAAGTTTATTTAGGGGCGTTAGTTGCAGGGATTTCTACAGGTTCATATTATGGCGCAGCTTTCTCACTTTCAGCCAAATATACACCGAAAGATAAAAAGAGCTTCTCCAACGCCATCATTAACAGCGGTTCTGCTTTAGGTATGATTATCGGTTTAGTAGGGTCATCTGTATTAGTGGGTGGACTAAATATCCAATGGAACTATATGCTATACATGACTAGCATCATTATTTTAGCAGTCACATGCGTTTTCGTTTTATTTATCAAAAGCGATAAATCACAAACATCAACTCAACAGGCAAAAGAGACACATCATACTGTATCAACAGAAACCCAACAGGTGAGTTTGTTTGCACCGAAACAACTCGTCATCTATTTCGTTTATTTTGCAACTTGTTACGGCTATTACATGATTGTCACTTGGTTACCGTCATTTTTAGTCGCCGAAAAGAACTTTGAACAATCGTCTGTTGGTTATGTTGCAGCTATCGTAGCTATTACAGCTGTACCTGGCGCATTAATCTTTTCAAAGTATATTGACAAAAATGCACACCAACGTCTTAATTTGATCGTTTTTTACTATTTGCAGCTGCGATTACAATTAGCTTAA
- a CDS encoding PucR family transcriptional regulator gives MATLEDILQVEQFSGLSVLNDEADLNRIVESVDITETPDVMNYTTANALLLTTGMIFQNNQRALIDFIRELHNVPIAGLAIKLSRFLQKLDQEVIDFANELNFPLIEIPSHWKLGPLTHHISSFILDEETEKLYYALDIQQKMNRMLINEYPVSTMIHQMAKMLKVPVLLINPFHLVESKGGHFENDQKATQQALKFFHNTYLEQKLENEHDFQRDYVVLEVPAFKYFPYYLLISKAYTLSYPFSHLALEQAINTLSFAIYKNSKIRATEQHESSQFFTSLMYSKDPAPIDMRMNPEFFKRYNLKHSNYYQVIICGVDKEEGVENSIYLSERHQLTFDWLYSMLTDLDNDISVFGLNDQNKYAILLQKRHTYYLDYCRFLQKEYQKHFNSTISFGIGHEVTDFKQIPMSFVEANDIYDTYVEKEEKEFLNTYKSKNVEELLQLIPTDKLRPFVTYTLGPLAYPDNPKDQELKKTLKTFVEHQCDITQTANILFIHRNTVKYRIKKCEELLNMDVTHPKNSLDIRIAIYTSEHITM, from the coding sequence ATGGCAACTTTAGAGGACATTTTACAGGTGGAGCAATTTTCGGGGTTATCCGTTTTGAATGATGAGGCTGATTTAAATCGTATTGTAGAAAGTGTGGATATTACTGAAACGCCTGACGTCATGAACTATACAACAGCAAATGCGTTACTCTTAACAACAGGGATGATTTTTCAAAACAATCAACGTGCACTCATTGACTTTATCCGTGAACTTCATAACGTTCCTATAGCAGGGCTCGCAATAAAATTGTCTCGCTTTTTACAAAAATTAGATCAAGAGGTCATAGATTTTGCGAATGAATTAAATTTTCCATTGATTGAGATTCCTTCACATTGGAAACTCGGACCGCTCACGCATCATATTTCATCTTTTATACTTGATGAAGAGACAGAAAAGCTATACTATGCTTTAGATATTCAACAAAAAATGAATCGCATGCTTATCAATGAGTATCCTGTTTCTACCATGATTCATCAAATGGCAAAAATGTTAAAAGTCCCTGTCCTGTTAATTAATCCGTTTCATTTAGTTGAATCAAAAGGTGGACATTTTGAGAATGATCAGAAAGCCACACAGCAAGCACTAAAATTCTTTCATAATACGTATCTTGAGCAAAAATTAGAGAATGAGCATGACTTCCAACGTGATTATGTCGTTTTAGAAGTTCCTGCTTTCAAATATTTTCCATACTATTTACTAATCTCAAAAGCTTATACGTTAAGTTATCCTTTTAGCCATTTAGCTTTGGAACAAGCAATCAATACACTCAGTTTTGCAATTTATAAAAACAGTAAGATTCGAGCAACAGAGCAACATGAAAGCAGCCAATTTTTCACTTCTTTAATGTACAGTAAAGATCCTGCACCTATTGATATGAGAATGAACCCAGAGTTTTTCAAACGTTATAATTTAAAGCATTCTAATTATTATCAAGTCATTATTTGTGGTGTCGACAAAGAAGAAGGTGTCGAAAATAGTATTTATTTATCGGAGCGTCATCAACTCACTTTTGATTGGCTTTACAGTATGTTGACAGATTTAGATAACGATATTAGTGTCTTTGGTCTCAATGATCAAAATAAATACGCCATTTTACTACAAAAAAGGCACACATACTATTTAGACTATTGTCGCTTTTTACAAAAGGAATATCAAAAGCACTTCAACAGTACCATTTCATTCGGTATTGGACATGAGGTAACAGACTTCAAACAAATCCCTATGTCTTTTGTAGAAGCCAATGACATTTATGATACGTACGTAGAAAAAGAAGAAAAAGAGTTTTTAAATACTTACAAATCGAAAAATGTTGAAGAGCTACTCCAACTGATACCAACAGATAAGCTACGTCCATTTGTCACGTATACTTTAGGTCCATTAGCCTATCCAGATAACCCTAAAGATCAAGAATTGAAAAAAACTTTGAAAACATTTGTAGAACATCAATGCGACATTACACAGACGGCTAATATTTTATTTATTCATCGGAATACAGTTAAATATCGCATCAAGAAATGTGAAGAATTGCTTAATATGGATGTCACACACCCTAAAAATTCATTAGATATCCGCATTGCAATTTACACTTCTGAACATATTACCATGTAA
- the allW gene encoding allantoin permease encodes MALHQYDPTFYEQRGYNKDIMPKGPEQRDTSAFNFFTLWMGAVHNIPNYAAVGGFLILGLSPLQVMFALVISSLLIGILLAVNGYAGSKYGIPFAIHLRLTYGDIGAKLPGILRGVIAGIAWFGLQTFAGSVALIIVLNKIFPGFSDIGGGHKFLGITVSGFIAFMLFWLINFAIGFGGGKILNKFTAVLNPLIYIIFGGMTIWGIKAGGGFSNILNYELSTNGSTAYPVLLGFFIVFNSLLAVWAAPGASVADFTQRAKSTKAQIIGQISGVIVAHVLFAFSSICILIGGSIFYGKQEWNILNIIERWDSNIAIVFAVGILLMTTISTNATSNIIPAGYQISALFPKKISYRKGVVIAGIVSILIMPWKMMENNDSIFLFLNMIGAILGPVAGVMVFHFYVVAKQKINLEKLYFDMNDVSKSVQRFNMSAYVATIIGVIVSSLGFIPQLGIIGQLSWFIGFFIAGLCYLALNQMLRRKGDYDEI; translated from the coding sequence ATGGCTTTGCATCAGTATGACCCAACATTCTATGAGCAACGTGGTTACAATAAAGATATTATGCCCAAAGGCCCCGAGCAAAGAGATACTTCAGCCTTTAACTTTTTCACATTGTGGATGGGTGCTGTGCATAATATTCCGAACTATGCAGCTGTAGGTGGTTTTTTAATACTCGGTCTTTCGCCGTTACAAGTCATGTTTGCACTCGTTATTAGTTCGCTATTAATTGGGATTTTACTTGCGGTGAATGGGTATGCAGGTTCCAAATATGGAATTCCATTTGCGATTCACTTGCGGTTAACATACGGTGACATCGGTGCAAAATTACCTGGTATTTTACGTGGTGTTATTGCAGGGATAGCGTGGTTTGGTTTACAAACTTTTGCAGGTTCTGTTGCATTGATTATCGTATTAAACAAAATTTTTCCTGGTTTTTCTGACATTGGCGGTGGACATAAATTTTTAGGTATTACTGTATCAGGGTTTATCGCATTCATGCTCTTCTGGCTAATTAATTTTGCAATTGGATTTGGTGGCGGAAAAATTCTCAACAAATTCACAGCAGTGTTAAATCCACTCATTTATATCATTTTTGGTGGAATGACGATTTGGGGAATCAAAGCAGGTGGAGGATTTTCCAACATTTTAAATTATGAGTTGTCAACAAACGGTAGTACAGCTTATCCGGTATTGTTAGGATTTTTTATCGTATTTAACTCATTACTTGCTGTATGGGCAGCACCTGGTGCGAGTGTTGCAGACTTTACTCAACGTGCAAAATCAACAAAAGCACAAATTATTGGCCAAATTTCGGGTGTCATTGTGGCACATGTGTTATTCGCGTTTTCAAGTATTTGTATTCTTATCGGTGGTTCGATTTTTTATGGCAAACAAGAATGGAATATTTTAAACATTATTGAACGATGGGATAGTAACATTGCAATTGTATTTGCTGTAGGGATTTTATTGATGACAACGATTTCTACCAATGCGACAAGTAATATTATTCCAGCTGGTTATCAAATTAGTGCACTTTTCCCTAAGAAAATTTCATACCGTAAAGGTGTTGTGATCGCAGGGATTGTTAGTATATTAATTATGCCGTGGAAGATGATGGAAAATAATGATAGTATTTTTCTCTTCTTAAATATGATTGGCGCTATTTTAGGTCCAGTCGCAGGGGTTATGGTTTTTCATTTCTATGTTGTCGCTAAGCAGAAAATCAACTTAGAGAAATTGTATTTTGATATGAATGATGTTTCAAAGAGTGTTCAACGTTTTAATATGAGCGCTTATGTTGCAACGATTATCGGTGTGATTGTTTCATCTTTGGGATTCATACCACAACTTGGGATTATCGGACAATTATCATGGTTTATAGGTTTCTTTATTGCAGGTCTTTGTTATCTTGCACTTAATCAAATGTTAAGAAGAAAAGGTGATTATGATGAAATTTGA
- the allB gene encoding allantoinase AllB, which translates to MKFDSIIKNGRVILQDGEANVEIGVKDGVIAAIGQELGDADTIIDAQGHIVSPGMVDAHVHITEPGGGYRDEWEGYETGTRASAKGGVTTIVEMPLNQVPATVDHESIQAKFEAGKGKLSVDVASYGGLVPFNLNGGIQELDQDGVVAYKCFVATCGDRSIDGDFMNVDDYSLYEGMKQIAKTGKILSIHAENAAITDALGQQAYENGETTMAAYVDSRPVFTEVEPIRKIILFAKETGCRVHIVHVACEEGVEEVKKAQAEGVDITCETCTHYLYFYKEELDEIGPVVKCSPPIREKSRLEGMWQRVLNGDISFVTSDHSPCTPDLKDKDNAFEAWGGIAGVQNNVDVLFDEGVNKRQMSLQRFAEIIAHNPAKRFGLTNKGTIQVGKDADFVFIAPNTSYTLQAQDLAYRHQISPYIGREIGARVVKTILKGHVIYDIETGLSDEKHGAFIS; encoded by the coding sequence ATGAAATTTGATTCAATTATTAAAAATGGTCGTGTTATTTTACAAGATGGAGAAGCAAATGTAGAAATTGGAGTTAAAGACGGTGTGATTGCGGCGATTGGTCAGGAATTGGGAGATGCTGATACAATTATCGATGCTCAAGGTCATATCGTATCACCAGGTATGGTAGATGCGCATGTTCACATTACAGAACCAGGTGGTGGCTATCGTGACGAATGGGAAGGCTATGAAACAGGCACACGTGCATCTGCAAAAGGTGGTGTGACAACAATTGTCGAAATGCCACTCAACCAAGTCCCTGCGACAGTGGACCACGAATCTATTCAAGCTAAATTTGAGGCTGGAAAAGGTAAGTTGTCTGTCGATGTTGCAAGTTATGGTGGTTTAGTACCGTTTAATCTAAATGGTGGAATTCAAGAGTTAGATCAAGACGGTGTTGTTGCATATAAGTGTTTTGTAGCAACATGTGGCGATCGTTCAATTGATGGTGACTTTATGAATGTGGATGACTATTCACTATATGAAGGTATGAAACAAATCGCTAAAACGGGTAAAATTTTATCTATTCATGCTGAAAATGCAGCGATTACAGATGCGTTAGGCCAACAAGCTTATGAAAATGGGGAAACAACTATGGCAGCTTATGTTGACTCACGTCCTGTATTTACAGAAGTTGAGCCAATTCGTAAAATTATTTTATTCGCGAAAGAAACAGGTTGTCGCGTACACATTGTACATGTTGCTTGTGAAGAAGGTGTGGAAGAAGTGAAAAAAGCACAGGCAGAAGGTGTAGACATCACTTGTGAAACATGTACACATTACCTTTATTTTTACAAAGAAGAATTAGATGAGATAGGACCGGTTGTGAAATGTTCACCGCCAATTCGTGAAAAATCGCGTTTAGAAGGTATGTGGCAACGTGTGCTAAATGGTGATATCTCGTTTGTAACATCTGACCATTCTCCATGTACACCTGACCTTAAAGATAAAGACAATGCATTTGAAGCGTGGGGAGGAATCGCCGGCGTACAAAACAATGTAGATGTGCTCTTTGATGAAGGTGTCAATAAACGTCAAATGTCATTGCAACGTTTTGCAGAAATCATTGCACACAATCCAGCAAAACGCTTTGGCTTAACAAATAAAGGAACAATTCAAGTTGGTAAAGATGCGGACTTTGTATTTATAGCACCGAATACATCTTACACGTTACAAGCTCAAGATTTGGCGTATAGACACCAAATCAGTCCTTATATCGGTCGCGAAATTGGTGCACGTGTTGTGAAAACAATCTTAAAAGGTCATGTGATTTATGACATTGAAACAGGTTTGAGTGACGAAAAACATGGTGCATTCATTTCATAA